In Thermococcus sp. JdF3, a genomic segment contains:
- a CDS encoding 4Fe-4S binding protein — protein MERIDVLHRDFGGCAGCSVSIVRAYPEIKDIVKLDTPYMVDRYPQSDGYNVAVITGGVCVNEREILDKLKYIREISDVVVAYGSCAAFGGILRFCRGGQDPRPDHRSFQPINSIIKVDYSIPGCPPAPLMLQSFFRFYLHEDERRLELFRICGGIKKLSGFDLLDDVVLTGLCIGCGACELSCPTHALKLVDKRPNLVQERCIRCGTCYIRCPRATQILTLGGGSDDQRR, from the coding sequence ATGGAAAGGATTGATGTTCTCCACAGGGATTTTGGTGGATGTGCAGGATGCAGTGTGAGCATTGTGCGTGCATATCCTGAAATCAAGGATATCGTCAAACTGGACACTCCATATATGGTGGACAGGTACCCCCAATCGGACGGTTACAACGTTGCGGTCATCACCGGGGGTGTGTGCGTGAACGAAAGGGAGATACTTGATAAACTCAAATATATCCGGGAAATCTCCGATGTTGTCGTTGCCTACGGTTCGTGTGCCGCATTCGGCGGAATCCTGCGCTTCTGTCGTGGTGGTCAAGACCCCCGACCGGACCACAGGAGCTTTCAGCCAATAAACAGCATTATAAAGGTTGATTACTCCATTCCGGGCTGCCCCCCAGCGCCGCTGATGCTCCAGTCCTTTTTCAGATTTTATCTCCATGAAGACGAACGAAGACTGGAGCTTTTTAGAATTTGCGGGGGTATAAAGAAACTAAGCGGTTTTGACCTTTTGGATGATGTAGTACTTACCGGCCTCTGCATCGGCTGCGGGGCGTGCGAACTATCCTGTCCCACCCATGCCCTCAAGCTGGTAGATAAACGGCCAAATCTCGTCCAGGAAAGGTGCATACGGTGCGGGACGTGCTATATTCGATGTCCCCGGGCCACCCAGATTTTAACACTTGGAGGTGGTTCTGATGATCAACGTCGCTGA
- a CDS encoding nickel-dependent hydrogenase large subunit, with product MQVELRRKSGEIILGEIELGKVCRVSGDAKLVMYEEGGEVQDALFISTAPVRGFEKMVIGKSPFFVVEAVMRICGLCHASHGIAAAEAIENAIGVKPPKNGVLLREALGLINRIQSHLLEFLMVVPDLVVPEEREKLILMLIDFHTKIGDFLLKLGGAMTHPPNLTVGGINPVPKWSVFNNLKARLPKTLRSWNELAHLLVDEDIQTDVAMELREKKLDNRYLSSGLFYGDRFNIDVRKIKLIPYYEFRKDNPSSKESTTMIAMYKGKPVEVGPRARLSTYREKSYSTLYDLHTARVDDVSIALHRLSSILDSLDMKEPFRNQNIVFGPGKGVGVYEAPRGTLVHIVELGEEGRTLYSRIVVPTMFNIPVMEESVKGLSVEAAEAVVRLYDPCIPCTTHVARLRR from the coding sequence TTGCAGGTCGAATTGAGAAGAAAATCGGGGGAGATCATTTTGGGGGAAATTGAACTCGGCAAAGTCTGTCGGGTATCCGGGGATGCAAAACTTGTAATGTACGAGGAGGGGGGAGAAGTCCAGGACGCCCTTTTTATATCCACCGCCCCAGTCAGGGGATTTGAAAAAATGGTCATCGGGAAGAGCCCATTCTTCGTTGTGGAGGCTGTCATGAGAATATGCGGCCTATGCCACGCCTCCCATGGAATAGCTGCAGCGGAGGCCATAGAAAATGCAATTGGAGTAAAGCCTCCTAAAAATGGAGTGCTCCTGAGGGAGGCACTTGGGCTCATCAACAGGATTCAGAGTCATCTACTCGAATTCCTCATGGTGGTCCCTGACTTGGTAGTGCCTGAAGAGCGGGAGAAGTTAATCCTCATGCTGATTGATTTTCACACAAAAATCGGCGACTTTCTGCTAAAACTCGGGGGGGCAATGACCCACCCACCCAATCTCACGGTTGGAGGCATAAACCCCGTCCCCAAGTGGAGCGTATTCAATAACCTCAAGGCCAGACTACCCAAGACGCTCCGCTCGTGGAATGAGCTGGCACACCTGCTGGTTGACGAGGACATTCAAACCGATGTTGCGATGGAGTTGAGGGAAAAGAAACTCGATAACCGGTATCTATCCAGTGGACTCTTCTACGGCGATAGATTCAACATCGATGTTCGTAAGATAAAGCTGATTCCCTACTACGAATTCCGGAAAGATAACCCCAGTTCCAAGGAATCGACTACCATGATAGCGATGTACAAGGGGAAACCCGTTGAAGTTGGCCCTAGGGCCAGGTTGAGTACCTATCGGGAAAAGAGCTATTCGACGCTCTACGACCTCCACACTGCGAGGGTTGATGACGTCAGCATTGCACTCCATAGATTGAGCAGTATCCTGGATTCCCTTGATATGAAGGAACCATTCAGGAACCAGAACATTGTTTTTGGACCGGGTAAGGGCGTCGGTGTCTACGAAGCCCCGCGGGGAACTTTGGTGCATATTGTTGAACTTGGAGAGGAGGGAAGGACACTCTATTCGAGGATAGTTGTCCCTACGATGTTCAATATCCCCGTCATGGAAGAATCCGTAAAGGGGTTGAGTGTTGAGGCTGCTGAGGCCGTTGTGAGGCTTTATGATCCATGCATCCCATGTACAACACACGTTGCCAGGCTAAGGCGGTGA
- a CDS encoding ABC transporter substrate-binding protein, translated as MKKTAVLLMALLIGAVVASGCLGGGTTETGTTTVPETSSSSGTVQTTTNSQTPTETTQTETPHYPITVVDFANRTLTIEKPPERVVTLAPSITEDLYYLGLFDRVVGVTDFDDFPPGVANVTRVGGYGQYANLEVIASLNPDLILVDSYSMTILEDLQKIAPVLVVDPHSIDDIPRALDLLGAVFNAEEGARKATAEFEAKINTISSTVKDEPRVSVFYVVWNSPLMTAGGGTFISDVIELAGGENIFNDTTGWPTVSPEQVIERNPDVVLLTPHCGMSVQDVYSGPLASIKAAQDGKVYVIENENDLIHPSPRVVLGLEAVARLLHPDAFKVGYPLTVTDFAGRTVTIDDEPERIVTLAPSITESLFYIGAGDKVIGVTDYDDFPPAVKNITRIGGYGKYANLEAIAALEPDLILVDGFSMDIMESLERIAPVVVVDPRNITAIYNALELLGKITNREEGARAAVADMQATVGYVTSTVAGQSKPRTFFLLSYYNGYWTAGAGTFVNDLITLAGGENIFNDVNGWGAASEEQIIARNPEVIIISPNAGIKPDDLCSGPLAEVDAVKNGRVYVLSDENLVVRPGPRIVHGLEEIAGYLHPDVFNLQPQPLACNATVETGG; from the coding sequence ATGAAAAAGACCGCGGTTTTGCTCATGGCCCTGCTCATCGGAGCGGTCGTGGCGTCCGGATGCCTGGGCGGTGGAACGACCGAAACGGGCACCACGACGGTCCCCGAAACATCAAGCTCATCGGGTACTGTACAGACCACCACAAACTCACAGACCCCGACTGAAACCACGCAGACGGAGACCCCTCACTACCCAATCACCGTTGTTGACTTTGCCAACAGAACCCTCACAATTGAGAAACCCCCCGAGCGCGTCGTGACGCTGGCCCCGAGCATCACGGAGGACCTCTACTACCTCGGTCTCTTTGACAGAGTCGTCGGGGTTACGGACTTCGATGATTTTCCGCCGGGAGTTGCCAACGTCACCCGCGTGGGCGGCTACGGCCAGTACGCCAACCTCGAAGTGATAGCATCGCTCAACCCCGACCTGATACTGGTGGACAGTTACTCCATGACGATCCTCGAAGACCTCCAGAAGATAGCCCCAGTTCTCGTGGTTGATCCACACAGCATCGACGACATCCCAAGGGCCCTTGACCTCCTGGGAGCAGTTTTCAACGCGGAGGAGGGCGCCAGGAAGGCGACGGCAGAGTTCGAAGCAAAGATAAACACGATAAGCTCCACCGTTAAGGATGAACCCCGTGTGAGCGTTTTCTACGTGGTCTGGAACAGCCCGCTCATGACCGCCGGCGGCGGAACCTTCATCAGCGACGTCATAGAACTGGCCGGCGGAGAGAACATCTTCAACGATACGACCGGCTGGCCGACCGTGAGTCCGGAGCAGGTCATAGAGAGGAACCCCGACGTGGTGCTCCTCACCCCGCACTGCGGCATGAGCGTCCAGGACGTTTACAGCGGCCCCCTCGCGAGCATAAAGGCCGCCCAAGATGGAAAAGTTTACGTCATCGAGAACGAGAACGACCTCATCCACCCGAGCCCCCGCGTTGTCCTTGGGCTCGAGGCGGTTGCGAGGCTCCTGCACCCGGACGCCTTTAAAGTGGGCTACCCGCTCACGGTCACAGACTTCGCGGGGAGAACCGTCACGATCGACGACGAACCGGAGAGGATAGTCACCCTCGCTCCCAGCATAACGGAGAGCCTTTTCTACATAGGCGCGGGCGACAAGGTCATCGGGGTTACCGACTACGACGACTTCCCGCCGGCGGTTAAGAACATCACCCGGATAGGCGGCTACGGAAAGTACGCGAACCTCGAGGCCATAGCCGCACTGGAGCCGGACCTGATCCTGGTGGACGGATTCTCCATGGATATAATGGAGAGCCTGGAGAGGATAGCCCCCGTCGTTGTGGTGGACCCCAGGAACATCACCGCGATCTACAACGCCCTTGAGCTCCTTGGGAAGATAACCAACCGCGAGGAAGGGGCCAGGGCAGCGGTGGCGGACATGCAAGCAACGGTCGGCTACGTCACCTCAACTGTAGCGGGACAGTCAAAGCCAAGGACATTCTTCCTCCTGAGCTACTACAACGGCTACTGGACGGCCGGAGCAGGAACCTTCGTCAACGACCTCATAACCCTCGCCGGCGGTGAAAACATCTTCAACGACGTCAACGGTTGGGGGGCGGCGAGCGAGGAGCAGATAATAGCCAGGAATCCGGAGGTCATAATAATCTCGCCCAACGCGGGAATAAAGCCCGATGACCTCTGCTCCGGTCCACTCGCGGAAGTCGATGCGGTGAAGAACGGAAGGGTCTACGTCCTCAGCGACGAGAACCTGGTCGTGAGGCCCGGGCCGAGGATAGTGCACGGGCTGGAGGAAATAGCCGGGTACCTGCACCCCGACGTCTTTAACCTTCAGCCCCAGCCCCTGGCCTGCAACGCAACGGTCGAGACCGGGGGCTGA
- a CDS encoding 4Fe-4S dicluster domain-containing protein, which yields MAKKILHVDYSLCIGCETCQGVCDFIHDGKPNIRIYYTVSGLPVPINCRHCERAPCLEICPVGAIYKDHEGAVIIDPGKCIGCLMCLAVCPFGVPSFNVRIRVVTKCDMCAARRAEGMEPACGEMCPAEAIFFGESEEIEDRIMRRTAEKIARERISSMNLEGVGRML from the coding sequence GTGGCAAAGAAGATACTCCACGTTGATTACAGCCTCTGCATTGGCTGTGAAACCTGCCAGGGGGTGTGTGATTTTATCCACGATGGAAAGCCCAACATAAGGATATACTACACTGTTTCGGGCCTTCCGGTGCCGATAAACTGCCGCCACTGTGAGAGGGCCCCTTGCCTTGAGATATGTCCCGTTGGAGCGATATATAAGGACCACGAGGGGGCGGTGATAATAGACCCCGGGAAGTGCATAGGCTGCCTGATGTGCCTTGCCGTCTGCCCGTTTGGAGTTCCGAGCTTCAACGTCAGAATCCGTGTGGTGACCAAGTGCGACATGTGCGCCGCGAGGAGGGCCGAGGGCATGGAGCCAGCGTGCGGGGAAATGTGCCCCGCCGAGGCAATATTCTTCGGCGAATCTGAGGAGATTGAGGACAGAATAATGAGAAGAACCGCGGAGAAGATAGCAAGGGAAAGGATATCCTCCATGAACTTGGAGGGGGTGGGGAGAATGCTTTAG
- a CDS encoding CBS domain-containing protein, producing MVIIPRPIEPQEIRRIRKELGITQEELAEKAGVTQAYIAKLETGKVDPRLSTFNRILQALLECKRAQLTARDVMSSPVLSVKPYEKVEKVIKLMNEHNISQIPVIAGNKVVGSVTERTLVRQSLEYEDIYDHKVMEVMEEPFPIVNEDEDLEVVKYLLEEHPAVLVQNREGRITGIITRVDIFRIGKGRD from the coding sequence ATGGTGATAATTCCCCGACCGATAGAACCACAGGAGATAAGGCGAATTCGCAAGGAGCTCGGAATAACCCAGGAGGAACTCGCGGAGAAAGCAGGGGTTACGCAGGCTTACATCGCCAAACTGGAGACAGGGAAGGTGGACCCTCGACTCTCAACCTTCAACCGAATCCTCCAGGCCCTGCTCGAGTGCAAGAGGGCCCAGCTGACGGCGAGGGACGTGATGTCATCTCCGGTTCTCTCAGTCAAGCCCTACGAGAAGGTCGAGAAGGTCATCAAGCTGATGAACGAGCACAACATATCCCAGATTCCGGTTATAGCGGGCAACAAGGTCGTCGGCTCCGTTACGGAGAGAACCCTCGTCAGACAGAGCCTTGAGTACGAGGACATCTATGACCACAAGGTCATGGAGGTAATGGAGGAGCCCTTCCCGATAGTGAACGAGGACGAGGACCTGGAGGTCGTCAAGTACCTCCTGGAAGAGCACCCCGCTGTTCTCGTCCAGAACAGGGAGGGCAGGATAACCGGCATCATCACAAGGGTGGACATATTCCGGATAGGGAAGGGGCGCGACTGA
- a CDS encoding iron-containing alcohol dehydrogenase — translation MSTFGGSAMVWESHVSINQVFEMRCKTTNYFGLCAIHKFNDIVRELKGKGVDKVILVTGKSSYKKCGAWDVVRPALEENGVEYVHYDRVRANPTVDMIDEAAEMGREFGAQAVIGIGGGSPIDSAKSVAILLEYPDKTARDLYEFRFTPAKAKPIIAINTTHGTGTEVDRFAVASIPEKEYKPAIAYDCIYPLYAIDDPALTTKLPPEQTLYVTIDALNHITEAATTKVANPYSILLAKEAARLIFNYLPEALNHPDNLQARYALLYASAIAGISFDNGLLHFTHALEHPLSAVKPDLPHGLGLAMLLPAVIRHIYPATAKVLAEVYRPLVPEAKGVPGEVELVARRVEEWLFSIGITEKLADVGFTEADVDRLTQLAMTTPSLDLLLSMAPVEATRERIASIYRDSLYPIGRG, via the coding sequence ATGAGTACATTTGGAGGGTCTGCGATGGTGTGGGAATCCCACGTTTCGATAAACCAAGTCTTCGAGATGAGGTGCAAAACAACCAACTACTTTGGTTTATGCGCCATACACAAATTTAACGATATTGTCCGGGAGCTTAAGGGGAAGGGCGTGGACAAGGTTATCCTCGTTACTGGAAAGAGTTCCTACAAGAAGTGCGGCGCATGGGACGTTGTCAGGCCTGCCCTCGAGGAAAATGGCGTTGAGTATGTTCATTACGACAGGGTGAGGGCCAACCCAACGGTTGACATGATCGACGAGGCGGCTGAGATGGGAAGAGAGTTCGGGGCTCAGGCTGTCATAGGCATAGGTGGCGGCAGCCCTATCGATAGTGCCAAGAGCGTTGCGATTCTGCTGGAGTACCCGGACAAGACCGCCAGAGACCTCTACGAGTTCAGGTTTACCCCGGCAAAGGCCAAGCCAATAATAGCGATAAACACAACCCATGGAACCGGAACCGAGGTTGACAGGTTCGCAGTGGCTTCGATTCCTGAGAAGGAGTACAAACCGGCCATAGCTTACGACTGCATCTACCCCCTTTACGCAATCGATGACCCAGCACTAACAACAAAGCTTCCTCCGGAGCAGACCCTGTACGTGACCATCGATGCACTCAATCACATCACCGAAGCTGCCACAACCAAGGTAGCCAATCCATATTCAATACTTCTCGCCAAAGAGGCTGCGAGGCTGATATTTAACTATCTCCCGGAGGCTCTCAATCATCCTGACAACCTGCAGGCCAGGTATGCCCTGCTCTACGCCTCTGCTATAGCTGGAATAAGCTTCGACAACGGTCTGCTTCACTTTACGCACGCCCTTGAGCACCCATTGAGCGCAGTCAAGCCGGACCTGCCCCACGGCCTTGGCCTTGCAATGCTCCTTCCGGCGGTAATCCGGCACATCTACCCTGCCACCGCGAAGGTACTTGCCGAGGTGTACAGGCCGCTCGTCCCCGAGGCCAAAGGTGTTCCGGGAGAGGTGGAACTCGTCGCCAGGAGGGTGGAGGAGTGGCTCTTCAGCATCGGCATCACTGAAAAGCTCGCGGATGTTGGGTTCACTGAGGCGGATGTTGACAGGCTAACACAGCTGGCCATGACGACCCCGAGCCTTGACCTGCTCCTTTCCATGGCCCCAGTGGAGGCTACCCGGGAGAGAATAGCGTCTATATACCGTGATTCACTTTACCCTATCGGCAGAGGGTAA
- a CDS encoding Coenzyme F420 hydrogenase/dehydrogenase, beta subunit C-terminal domain, with protein MINVADSFVGHVLNIYLARATDGEVLNTKVASGGAVTAILNYALDEGLIDGVVTAKRTNGLEGKAVVARSRKELLATVGNKWSIVPFASRIKTKIEENNLNQVAVVCLPCQAQFFGQMRDFPMLETDFGERIEYIISLFCMGTFAFETFINYLHMNHGIKGRDVRDIVLRGDVIEVHHPGGVLRLSIREIYRYLQVGCLVCTDYTGGWSDISAGVVETKPGWTILIARNKKADELIKNAKKRGYIEVRDGSPFIGDVITGAREKLARSQKNMMCLF; from the coding sequence ATGATCAACGTCGCTGACTCCTTTGTAGGACACGTACTCAACATTTACCTTGCCAGGGCGACTGATGGGGAGGTCCTCAACACAAAAGTGGCAAGCGGTGGTGCGGTGACTGCCATCTTGAACTATGCCCTTGACGAGGGCCTTATAGACGGTGTTGTCACTGCAAAGAGAACCAACGGACTTGAGGGCAAAGCTGTGGTCGCAAGAAGCAGGAAAGAACTCCTGGCAACGGTAGGCAATAAATGGAGCATTGTGCCCTTTGCATCCCGGATAAAGACAAAAATAGAAGAAAATAACCTCAATCAAGTCGCTGTGGTCTGTTTGCCCTGTCAGGCACAGTTCTTTGGTCAGATGAGGGACTTTCCAATGCTGGAGACGGACTTCGGTGAGAGAATTGAATACATCATAAGCCTGTTCTGCATGGGCACCTTTGCCTTTGAGACCTTCATAAACTACCTGCACATGAATCATGGTATAAAGGGACGAGATGTGAGGGATATAGTTCTCAGAGGAGACGTTATAGAGGTTCATCATCCCGGAGGAGTTCTGAGACTCTCGATCAGGGAAATTTATCGGTATCTCCAAGTTGGCTGTTTGGTATGCACGGATTACACTGGTGGCTGGAGTGATATCTCCGCTGGAGTCGTTGAGACGAAACCGGGCTGGACGATACTCATTGCCAGAAATAAAAAGGCTGATGAACTTATAAAAAATGCCAAAAAACGCGGCTATATAGAAGTTAGAGATGGTTCTCCGTTTATTGGGGATGTAATCACTGGGGCCAGGGAAAAGCTCGCTCGATCTCAGAAGAACATGATGTGCCTATTCTAA